CTTATAGATAAGTATGAGAAACAAAGAATTAAGGATGTAAAGAATAGGAACTTATGTAGAGATAAATTTTGTTCTAATTGTAAAAAGGTAACTCAAGCTGTCCGAATGGCTAAATACATTCCAGAGTTGCAGCAATATGATGGTAGACTTCATCACTTAACATTAACATTACCTAATGTTTCTGGTGAAGATTTAAGGGGAACAGTTAAGCATATGGCAGAATGCTTTGCTAAGCTTATAAGATATTTGAGTGGAAATGCTAAGATAAAAGATATTGATTTTAGCTCCTGGGGATATGAAGGTGCTATTAGGTCATTAGAGGTTACATTTAATAACTATAGGGATAAAATATATCATCCGCATTATCACGTTGCATTAGTTTTAAATAATGATGTGCTGAGTAAAAAGAATATAGAAAACAAATATTCTTATGACTTTAGAAGTGGATCTCCTGAACTTAGAAATCTTTTTAGTAAAGAAGAAATTTTAATACAAAAAATTTGGAGACTACTAATAGATGGAAAAAGAGTTAATAAGGAAAATATAGATAATTTAGAGATAGGTTACACTTGTGTTATGGACAAGTTTAAAGAGAATGATTATGCTGAGCTTTTTAAGTATTTGACTAAAGAGGTTGATGAAAATAAAAGAATATTTACTTATGAAAATTTTAAAGCTTTATATCATGGACTTTATAGGGTAAAGCAGATACAAGGATATGGAGTTTTATATCGTATTAAGGATGCTATTAATGAAGAAGAGTTTAATAGTAAATATGATGAGTTTATAGAACTTTTAGGACAAAAAGAAAAACCTTCTAGTGTGAGTGAGACACCAGAAGATTTGCTTTCAGATGATAAGTATATTTTAATTAGCCGAAAATCTGATTTTGAACATCTGAAAGAGATACTGTTTTCTGACTAATCTATTATTGTATAAGTATTATACCATAGACGTATATAAATTATCTACTTATTTATGGACTTTAAATAGCATCATAAGGTCTACACAGATAGTC
This Gottschalkia acidurici 9a DNA region includes the following protein-coding sequences:
- a CDS encoding protein rep, whose amino-acid sequence is MTNVSKPIVTGDILNKVIENRKHNGVIINYYEKFTQEFINITTINKYSGHVTKINNNTGEVLDSYFSEDVYIERIFQSNDSDIISKERDSYIDTLNNKIHNIKKCNQFWLIDKYEKQRIKDVKNRNLCRDKFCSNCKKVTQAVRMAKYIPELQQYDGRLHHLTLTLPNVSGEDLRGTVKHMAECFAKLIRYLSGNAKIKDIDFSSWGYEGAIRSLEVTFNNYRDKIYHPHYHVALVLNNDVLSKKNIENKYSYDFRSGSPELRNLFSKEEILIQKIWRLLIDGKRVNKENIDNLEIGYTCVMDKFKENDYAELFKYLTKEVDENKRIFTYENFKALYHGLYRVKQIQGYGVLYRIKDAINEEEFNSKYDEFIELLGQKEKPSSVSETPEDLLSDDKYILISRKSDFEHLKEILFSD